The Chanodichthys erythropterus isolate Z2021 chromosome 5, ASM2448905v1, whole genome shotgun sequence sequence aaattagttaaattacgagacCAAATTCGTTTAAAtatgagaaaaagtcgttaaattacgagaacaaattcgttaaattacgagaacaaatttgttaaagtacgagaacaaattcgataaatatgagaaaaaaagtcattaaattaccagaacaaatttgttaaattacgagaacaaattcgttaaaatatgagaaaaaaagtcgttataTTACCAGAACAAATTCGGTTatttatgagaacaaattcgttgaATTACaagaatttgttctcgtaatttaacaacttttttctcataatttaatgagtttattcttaatattttatctcgatttttttttttttttttttttttttttttttctcgaaatttaacgaatttgttctcataatttaatgagtttattcttaatattttatctcggctttttttcttgtaatttaacaacttttttctcgtaatttaatgactttattctcaacattttatctcgacttttttcttgaaatttaactattttttttctctgtatttaacaactttaatctcgagatggttttctttttttattattgcttggccctaatcctcttctgtactggccattaaagtcaccatgaaatcacaattcttatttttatggaatattgcagtattataatatacatttataaatggtTTATCCAcgcacattattttattatatttaaactcATGTGCCCTCGTAATTTTTAATggcttctcttctctgatgacgtgtttactggcatGAGGGCGGGACAAACTTAATCGAGGTAGCGCCATTTGACAGGAATGAAAACGAGGGATAGAAGTGCGTTCAATGGATTGTCCTGTTGTTTAACAACATTGTTCAGCTGATGAAATGTATTTCagagaaaacaaatattttcaattGACAAAaactccattaaaaaaaaaaaaaaagtttgaaagttgGGAGTTGTAAAAAGTCCCTCAAAGCTTTGTTTATTTATCGTTAAATTCAATATTATGGCATCTAAAATGACAACGGACTGTAGCAAACAACAATGAACCAACGATCCGATCACTTCCTGATTGACAAAGTTAAGTCTCCCCCTACATTTTCTTTTCTAGTTTGAGAGGCAGTTTCACGCTTCTCGAACaggagaaataaaaaataaataaagagcagagtgggacttgattttgtccatttaaaatagataaatacttaaaatacttaaaggattagttcacttcagaattaaaatttcctgatcatttactcaccccattcAAGATGctcatatctttctttcttcagctgaggtttttgaggaaatcattccaggatttatctccatatagtggacttcaaaagggatcaatgggttgaaggtccaaatgtcagtttcagtgcagcttcaaagggctctacatgatcccagacgaggaataagggtcttatcttgccaaatgatctgtcattttctaaaaaataaaataaaaatgtatatactttttaaccacaaatgcttgcactgctctgcaaaGTACATAACCACAATGGAAATATGTAaccgcatcgcagagcagtgcaagatgagcatttgtggttaaaaagtatataaattttactttttttttttttttttttttctttttttcttttcgaaAATAactgattgtttcgctagataagaccattactcctcgtctgggatcatgtagagccctttgaagctgcactgaaactgacatttggaccttcaacccattgatccctgttgaagtccactatatggagaaaaatcctggaatgttttcctcaaaaaccttaattttaaccataaaacatacagtaaacatcttggatgatttGGGGGTGAGagaattatcaggacatttgaattctgaagtgaactaatcctaatAAAGTTCACCTCCTTTACTGACCCTTTGTTGAAAGAAATAATGAATTCAAGATTTTTAGgccttattatcagtgttgttCTCTTAATGTGTGACTGCATTTTGTTTGATTATGCTCTAAAATTTGACTGCTTCTATTTCTCCCAGAACAATCAGGTAGTTGGGGTGGGCAGCGGCTCAACCATCGTCTATGCTGTGGACAGGCTGGGTAAGACATTTAATCTACTACTATCCACTCATGCTTATATGATAATTACTAAAGGATGGTGTTTTTCTTTCTAGCTGAGAGGGTAAGACAGGAGAAGCTGAACATTGTGTGTGTTCCCACGTCCTTCCAGGTCAGAATAAACCTTCATCTGTAGACATAACAATCTTTAAGCACTATTAAACACTTGTGTTATCATGGACTCATTTGTGTTGATCCAGGCCCGTCAGCTGATTTTGCAGCATGGCCTCCCTCTGTCTGATTTAGACAGACATCCTGAGGTGAGTTTGGATAGAGATGGCATGAGGAGGGGGAGCTGAACCTCTCTTAAAAAATGACTGGGTGAATTATCACTTTAACAGCTCAAATAACCAGTAGCCCCTCAACGCAGAACACTcgagatccagggggcggaaaCAGGTAGGTTtggggatatgtaaagtgggaggagttggatctggaTTCAGGGGGTGgggatgggtaggtttagatccagggggtggagacgggtaggtttggggatatgtaaagtgggaggaggaggagttggatctagatcccCCTGGATCTCGTGTTCTGCAGTACGGACCATCTCCAAATAACACCCGTTTAGAATGAAAGACTTTAGTATAGACCTATACATTGGGCAGGCCAATTAATTTGATGACTTTTGATAGTATCAGCACACGTTTGACTGATCAAGAAATGTTCATTCAGGCTTTTCTTCTAAGGGGTTGGGCAGAACTGACAGAACGGAAGTCTCTTTAGTTTTTGTGGTCAAACACTGTGTTCGTTCTCATCCAGTTTGAAATATTGACTACAAACACAGaggttttttacattttcagttgTGGCTTTCTCtccatatttacatttatttctgcCTTTACCCACTGCTTACAACATGCTATCCTTCACTGGAAACTGAAACTAACTCACTGCCgttaaggccagaacacaccaagccgacgccgacaaactagtggcgacgaaagcagactgcagggttggctcacgtcggcagcgtctgtgtccaaagttgccctgacacaccaaaccgacgctaaacagccgacggccaagtagcacgtcagttctgcgcctgcgtgagatgaaatgcctttccgaaccagcaggtggcagtatctgaacagccaatcagaatgatcagatggcccgacgagctccgacgcagattcaacatttcgaatcggacGAAAAAAtgcagacgaggaccaacttcagctgacggtgtggaacacactgagaaaacttagttggccgacgaagaaaaactgcccgacggccgaccgtcggcttggtgtgttcctgcctttaaacGTTTACTCTTTGAGTTActctatttttttaaacacttgcagtctatataattcataaacacatgcgattagacatgttgcatgatgaacactttgtaaagatccattttgagggttatattagctgtgtgaactttgtttatggtgtttaaggcaagtgtgagctcttggggcgcggatcaccagatttaaaggggccgcataccctgaatcggcgcatttataataataggcagttaaaataattaatacaaaaaaaactatggggtattttgagctgaagcttcacagacacattcaggggacacttaagaTTTCTTCTTCAAAATATTAGACAGGGGCCACCTCTGAAAACAAAGGGGAAGAGTTGCtttataaccctcaaaataatGATCTTAGTCACAACCATGCCCAACATTAATGCCAGCTGCTAATAATAAGGCAGGAAGGAAACTGTGTTAGAACAGGCAAAGACTCTTAGACTACAAGATAAATGTTCATTGATTAAAACACTATTTATGCTTGCTTTAATGAATGTAACAGATGCTGTCAATTGAGATGAACTGAACACAGAACAAAATATTCATATCCTAGATAAATTTTGAAACTTTCACTTTGAAATTTCCTTTTAATGATTTCCAATAAAGGATATTTCGAACAAATTAATTGATTTTTGAGTGCCCTAAAGAGTGTGATTTTTGTGACCTTTTAGCTGGATGTAGCAATTGACGGAGCTGATGAAGTTGATGCTGCTTTGACACTGATTAAAGGAGGAGGGTGAGTTAACCTGTTTAAATTTAAGGAAATTTTCCAATTCCTCTTCCATGTTCTTTTGTGTGAAACCCCTGAGGTGTCATCAGGACTTGTCCTTCTTTTCCTTCTTTAAAACAGAGGATGCTTAACCCAGGAGAAGATTGTGGCGGGTTGCGCCAAACACTTCATTGTCATCGCAGACTATAGGTGTGTATGTGGTGACGgccagatgcttttatccaaagcgacttgtGTTGACACTTCATCAGTTTATGCATTTCCTGGGAATAAACCCATTAGCAtcatgctctactgtttgagctgCAATATTCAGTATATATTTAGCAGCCCATAATTACTGCTGATCATGAGGCGCATGTAGTGAAACGTTTAACAGAAGTCATGTGTCATCATTACCCTGCTTGTGATTGCTGTAATTATGCAAGGGAGTCTTCCACTACATTTACAAACTAGAAGTTCAGATGTGCTCATGTGATGTCaattttatgtttgtgtgggtAGAAAGGACTCAAAGGCTCTGGGGCAGCAGTGGAAGAAAGGTGTGCCGGTGGAGGTCATCCCCATGGCGTATGTGCCCGTGTCCAGAGCTATTGCCCGGCGCTTCGGAGGAGAGGCAGTGCTGAGGATGGCAGTCAGTAAAGCTGTAAGAAAGTCTTACTGGTGGATCTTGAGTTACAGTTGCGTTATGTACATTATTGAGGGTTCTTTTTTGTTTACTtgctattatattatattattacagtGTCCTGCCATATAATATGAACTTCACTTCACACTTCACTATCTGATTTTATTAGAACTGCATCAACCCAAAGAGCTTCATTTATCATAGAAAGGAAcgaagggtgtgttcacacttggctgGTTTGATTCGATTAAAATGAATTCTGGTGTGATTGCTCTATTAGTGTGGTTCATTTGAATATGTGTGAACGCGGCCAtctgaaccctggtgcgcatCAAACAAGCGGACTGAGACCTACCTTATCAGGGGGTTTCGGTCCACTTCCaaatgaactctggtgcggtttgaCATGCAACAAAGACCAAAAACATCTAAACGAACTGAAAACAGGATGTGATGTCACAAGATGTGACCCTAAAGAGGACAGAATGCTGAAGCATACCTGTTTCTCATCATAGGAGCGGTGTTGCCCATTACAGTTTGGTACAGGTGTCATAAATGCCGTCTCCTCGTAGCAGATCTTCGCTTGTGTGCAACAGAGGAATTCCTGCTGCTCTTTTGACTCCTTTACTAATTTTATAAGCTCTTAAATACAATCTCATATGTAATCACATACAACAAGCTCATTTAGCCCAGCACACAGCACTGTTTTGGACGTTCGGTAAGTTCCATCGCAAAATATGacataaaagcattttttttgcacttttaagTCTGGAGTTCAGAATGACAATGTGAACACTAAGTGAAGCAggactgaatgtaatgttttcttttttggtccGGATCAAGAGAatcgaactacaagtgtgaacacacccttagtCAACAGTTCTATTGTTTCTGCACAACATCCTTGGTGTTTTTGGATGGTGGTCTATTCATCTGATGATTTGATACTATTTAAATCTAGGGTCCAGTGGTTACTGATAACAATAACTTCATTCTGGATTGGAAGTTTGAGCATTCTCAGAACTGGAAAGAGGTCAACACAGCCATAAAGATGATCCCAGGTCTGTACAGATGAACAGAATGCCACTGTTCTTCCatcacatttcttttctttacatACCAACTGTTCAtgcttacatttttttaaatgttttctgaaaaactttataatgctcaccaaggctgcattttttttaaatcaaaaatactgtaaaaactgtaattttgtgaaatattaatttaaaacaaatgttttctaGCATTCTTTGAtttaaaagaaagttttaatgAACAACATTGaattgaaatagaaatgttttgtaacattacaaatgtctttactgtcacttttgaccatTTTAATACATTCTTGCAGAATAACAATatcaattaataatataaatataaatatataactaacattaacaaaggttaataCTGATAAATACTGTATCAAATGTATTGCTcactgttagttcatgttagttaaagggttaattcacccaaaaattaaaattctgtcattaattactcaccctcatgtccttctaCAGCCATAAGACCTTCgctcatctttggaacacaaattaagatattgttgatgaaattcgagagatcagtgaggcctctatagagaGCAAAgacattcaaactctcaagatccataaaggtactaaaaaaatatttgaaacagttcatgtgagttcagtggttcaatcttagtATCATACAGcggcaagaatactttttgtgcgccaaaaaaacaaaataacttttcaatgattttatatatatatataaaaatatatggggcgatttcaaaacactgcttcggagctttatgaatcgaatcagtggttaggagcgccaaagtcacgttacttcagcagtttagccgtttaatagaagatccgaatcactaatatgaaacaaaagattcaccgtgaagcggtgttttgaaatcggctatcactagatattgt is a genomic window containing:
- the rpia gene encoding ribose-5-phosphate isomerase, with product MRPQRWVEFAVISSRSLLLSLPGKKHVCSSSKRHHGTLMAEEAKKLAAYAAVDNHIQNNQVVGVGSGSTIVYAVDRLAERVRQEKLNIVCVPTSFQARQLILQHGLPLSDLDRHPELDVAIDGADEVDAALTLIKGGGGCLTQEKIVAGCAKHFIVIADYRKDSKALGQQWKKGVPVEVIPMAYVPVSRAIARRFGGEAVLRMAVSKAGPVVTDNNNFILDWKFEHSQNWKEVNTAIKMIPGVVETGLFVGMAERVYFGMEDGSVKTRDPPVN